The Cyanobacteriota bacterium genomic interval CGCTGTCAAAGCGATGATAGGTACTGTTGCTAGCTGAGGGTGGTGGCGAATCTGTCGCATTGCCTCTAGGCCATCGATCACAGGCATTTGCACATCCATCACAATTACGTCAGGCTTACTAACCTGAGCTTGCTGCACGACCTCTTGTCCATTTCTCGCTAGCACCAAGCGATAGCCCTTGGCTTTGAGATAGCTAGAGATGCTACTGATGTTGGCATCGTTATCATCGGCTAACAACACTAGGGGAGATGTTTCTTGCACAGGTTGGTTGGGGAGGTTGCTGGTGCTACTACCTGATAGAACTGGTGGTTGCGGGTGACAAGCAGTCCATGTGTTGCATGGGAGGACAATAGTAAAACAACTACCTACTCCCACTTCACTGGTGACTGTTACGTAGCCACCATGCATCTCCACAATGCGCTTCACTAGCACTAGGCCTAGGCCAGTGCCCATGTATTGGCGGTTGAGGGCGCTGTCAATTTGCACAAAGGGCTGAAACAGCTTATCCATATGCTCTGGGGCGATGCCAATCCCTGTATCCCGAACGGCAATGTGGAGCCAACCACAGTCTTGTTCTGAGGGCTGGAACTCTATTTCTAGGGTGATGCACCCCCCCTCTGGTGTGAATTTGACAGCATTACTCAGCAGGTTAATTAACACTTGGCGAATGCGCCGCTCGTCAATTACTACATCTGGCAGTGTTGTGGGAAATTTTGTGTCTAGCTGAATCTGCTTTTTCAAGACTTGATGGCGCACAAAGGCTAGGCTGGCAGAACAAAGGGGTACGATCGCCGTGGGGATGCATTCTAGCTCGATTTGCCCAGCTTCTACCTTGGCTAAATCTAGAATGTCATTGATAAGTTCTAGCAAGTGGGCTGCACTGCGATCGATGGTCTGCACGGCCCTGAGTTGGGCAGGGTTCAACTCGGCAAAGACTCCTTCCTGCAAGCCTTCAGCCATCCCCATGATGGCATTGAGGGGTGTGCGCAGTTCATGGCTCATGGTGGCTAAAAACTCATCCTTCAGACGGGTTGCTTTCACCAGTTGTTCATTGATTTGTTGCAGTTGGGCAGTTCGGCGCTCCACCTTGGCTTCTAGCTCTTGGTTCAGGTGCTGGAGTTGCCGCTCTATGCGTTTACGATCGCTAATATCTCGAATCATAAACAGCACCTCATCCGGGCCACTTTTCACCACCCGCACCTCTTCATCACGAATCAAGCCATCGACTTGCAACTGTTGTTCATAGACCTGGAGTTTGCCTGTGGTCAAGGCAAGCTGCATATAGTGATATTTGCGGGCAGCAACATCCTCTGGCACTAACTCTGCTATGGCTAACCCCACTGGATTCCGCCCTTTAAAGAACAGCTCCAATTCCAGGTTATTGGTCACGACTTCTCGATAAACGCCGTCAGCCCCTACCCGAAACATCAAGTCGGGAATAGCTGCTAGGATGGCACGGCTCTTAGCTTCGCTTTGGATTAGGGCAATCTCAGACTGGCGGCGCTCTGCCCGCGTTTTGGCATCCCGGACTTCTCGTCGGATTGCTTCAGGCAACCGGGCCAAGTTGTCTTTCATCACATAGTCATGGGCACCAGCCTTCATCATCTCTACCGC includes:
- a CDS encoding response regulator, with product MECPLRVLLIEDSEDDALLIIRELRRDYADLQWQQVQTAKTLCEALANHPWDVIISDYRLPGFNAPAALEILHESGLDIPFIVVSGTIGERSAVEMMKAGAHDYVMKDNLARLPEAIRREVRDAKTRAERRQSEIALIQSEAKSRAILAAIPDLMFRVGADGVYREVVTNNLELELFFKGRNPVGLAIAELVPEDVAARKYHYMQLALTTGKLQVYEQQLQVDGLIRDEEVRVVKSGPDEVLFMIRDISDRKRIERQLQHLNQELEAKVERRTAQLQQINEQLVKATRLKDEFLATMSHELRTPLNAIMGMAEGLQEGVFAELNPAQLRAVQTIDRSAAHLLELINDILDLAKVEAGQIELECIPTAIVPLCSASLAFVRHQVLKKQIQLDTKFPTTLPDVVIDERRIRQVLINLLSNAVKFTPEGGCITLEIEFQPSEQDCGWLHIAVRDTGIGIAPEHMDKLFQPFVQIDSALNRQYMGTGLGLVLVKRIVEMHGGYVTVTSEVGVGSCFTIVLPCNTWTACHPQPPVLSGSSTSNLPNQPVQETSPLVLLADDNDANISSISSYLKAKGYRLVLARNGQEVVQQAQVSKPDVIVMDVQMPVIDGLEAMRQIRHHPQLATVPIIALTALAMTGDRERCIAAGANDYLSKPVKLKHLTTMIQRYVNRHRCHP